The following are encoded together in the Culex pipiens pallens isolate TS chromosome 1, TS_CPP_V2, whole genome shotgun sequence genome:
- the LOC120424519 gene encoding sporozoite surface protein 2, whose amino-acid sequence MKIKVTTAASPWLALTLTTLLAPVLGGLLRQPKVYNAVITTDENLTPSRAYPVVQPVVHETGLAYPFGAFGPFGLYNAFNAYPGFYQPQPVAAAGGANGATPAGLAQLQGRNAAFYAGREPAPQLHETPIETIPGSKPHPETNLPLREAPAPELIPIPNNSIAPKAPEGPRPNYEVNRPEPSVDPKNQLQLNEFGLPPSLIPLYQPGGPNQQPSYNYAGNPNQQQQAYNFPSGYPYNFPVLYDSFGNYNPNQQYQSVLPPFGYFPQLAQPNPYFGQNLVPAGPVDNRNGREQDLQENTKENLQDGTPEAAPETASAESLVEPSKVEQPESDKPEVAEPAAPAVEPLPESIKNNANKNKDIPDVPPPPIPSGAKDANQQ is encoded by the exons ATGAAGATCAAG GTCACAACGGCGGCATCGCCGTGGCTCGCGCTCACCCTGACCACCCTCCTGGCGCCGGTCCTCGGTGGTCTGCTGAGGCAACCGAAGGTTTACAACGCGGTGATAACGACCGACGAGAATTTGACCCCGAGCCGCGCCTACCCGGTGGTTCAACCCGTGGTGCACGAAACGGGACTGGCCTATCCGTTCGGGGCGTTCGGACCGTTCGGGCTGTACAATGCGTTCAACGCGTATCCCGGATTCTATCAGCCCCAACCGGTGGCCGCAGCCGGAGGTGCTAACGGAGCGACACCAGCGGGACTGGCCCAGCTGCAGGGAAGAAACGCAGCATTCTACGCTGGACGGGAACCG GCACCCCAACTTCACGAAACTCCCATCGAGACCATACCCGGCAGCAAGCCCCATCCCGAAACGAACCTTCCCCTTCGTGAAGCTCCGGCCCCCGAACTGATCCCCATTCCAAACAACAGCATCGCCCCGAAAGCCCCGGAAGGCCCCCGACCCAACTACGAAGTCAACCGCCCAGAACCATCCGTCGACCCGAAGAATCAACTTCAGCTGAACGAGTTCGGACTGCCACCAAGCCTGATCCCACTGTACCAGCCGGGTGGACCGAACCAGCAGCCAAGCTACAACTATGCCGGAAATccgaaccagcagcagcaggcctACAACTTCCCCAGTGGATATCCGTACAACTTCCCCGTGCTGTACGACTCGTTCGGCAATTACAATCCCAACCAGCAGTACCAGTCGGTTCTGCCCCCGTTCGGTTACTTCCCGCAACTTGCCCAACCCAATCCGTACTTTGGTCAGAATCTGGTTCCAGCTGGTCCGGTCGATAATCGCAATGGACGCGAACAGGATCTTCAAGAAAACACCAAGGAAAACCTTCAGGATGGTACGCCGGAAGCTGCTCCAGAAACGGCTTCGGCCGAGTCATTAGTTGAGCCATCCAAGGTGGAGCAGCCGGAAAGCGACAAGCCGGAAGTAGCGGAACCGGCAGCACCAGCCGTTGAGCCCCTTCCCGAGAGCATCAAGAACAATGCAAACAAGAACAAAGACATTCCGGACGTTCCACCACCACCGATTCCTTCGGGAGCAAAAGATGCCAATCAACAGTAG
- the LOC120424520 gene encoding uncharacterized protein LOC120424520 — protein sequence MTSPFSRLISVLFVFCAICHQCSALPVPEDSKHVVRRRATTGSGSVAAFIESGRMVNDYVWVDVTTKKFVPLPGNDLEFGDCVDDSDDELIYFDNTVIENSGPSTLNGTLEIYIDAPLNITCVRVIDQIRDGTGGVPSFNSLGTNWAKIDVAGQYGKGFHFHIYVYGIRVKRINPDKDKERDQSKDSQSNLV from the exons ATGACGTCACCGTTTTCGAGGTTAATTTCGGTGCTTTTCGTGTTTTGTGCGATTTGTCACCAATGCAGCGCACTTCCAGTACCAGAGGACTCTAAACACGTGGTCCGAAGGCGTGCCACCACCGGATCTGGATCAGTCGCAGCGTTTATCGAGAGTGGACGGATGGTCAACGATTACGTGTGGGTTGATGTGACGACGAAGAAGTTTGTGCCCTTGCCGGGAAATGATCTGGAGTTTGGGGATTGTGTGGACGATTCGGACGACGAGCTGATCTATTTTGACAATACGGTTATTGAGAATTCCGGACCGAGCACGCTGAACGGGACACTTGAG ATCTACATCGACGCACCGTTGAACATAACCTGCGTGCGGGTGATTGACCAGATCCGGGACGGTACCGGTGGCGTGCCGTCCTTCAACTCGTTGGGCACCAACTGGGCAAAGATCGACGTGGCCGGCCAGTACGGCAAGGGCTTCCACTTTCACATCTACGTGTACGGCATCCGGGTGAAGCGAATCAACCCTGACAAGGACAAGGAGCGCGACCAATCGAAGGACAGTCAGTCGAACCTGGTTTAA
- the LOC120424538 gene encoding CLIP domain-containing serine protease B4-like isoform X2, with translation MRECGICWLLLAGLGFSALFCTINAVSDDASEESVETSSVPAFVRSRFNLRVWSTTEAPNGTETTTTVKPKRPKTTTTTEVVDLEVTTSELAVNEVTSTVSSTTVAEDVVVTTVKPKQRPLSAPQCGELNGDDVPWIAILEHTNPSGGGGSRKKTLSKGVLIDDRHVLTTISSIHNSYPFWVVSGIRLGDVPTWSQSEGGRDLRKREVVSIPVKNVFLHERKDIAVIRLAERVNITERIRPVCLPGSDRFNYTELHFHICKKDKQQFGRTSSFSKLVAVTSLTQKDCQILFRRHQAELGPKEFCAWDETGDNCTGDLGGPLMVKLQGRYHVVGLNSYALAKSKIDSEGLPGVYVRVGSFIKWIHAVLKTEFDDSP, from the exons GTACTATTAATGCGGTTAGCGATGATGCTTCTGAAGAATCGGTGGAAACTTCCAGTGTGCCAGCTTTCGTTCGAAGTCGGTTCAATTTAAGGGTGTGGTCAACGACGGAGGCTCCAAATGGGACGGAAACGACGACCACGGTGAAGCCAAAGCGTCCAAAAACCACAACTACAACGGAAGTAGTTGATCTTGAAGTGACTACCAGTGAGCTCGCCGTAAACGAAGTGACCTCCACGGTGTCTTCAACGACGGTCGCGGAAGACGTTGTTGTGACTACGGTTAAACCGAAGCAACGGCCGTTATCCGCGCCACAGTGTGGTGAACTCAATGGTGACGATGTCCCGTGGATCGCCATCCTGGAACACACAAATCCGAGCGGAGGTGGAGGATCCCGTAAGAAAACTTTGAGCAAGGGAGTTCTGATCGATGACCGGCACGTACTGACCACGATCTCCAGCATACACAATTCGTACCCCTTCTGGGTGGTGTCCGGAATTCGGCTGGGTGACGTTCCCACGTGGTCCCAATCGGAAGGTGGTCGAGACCTCCGCAAGCGAGAAGTAGTCTCAATCCCAGTAAAGAACGTCTTTCTACATGAAAGAAAGGACATCGCCGTAATCCGTCTTGCCGAGCGGGTTAACATTACGGAACGCATCAGGCCGGTGTGTCTTCCCGGCAGTGACAGGTTCAACTATACGGAACTTCACTTTCACATCTGCAAGAAGGACAAACAGCAGTTTGGCCGGACTAGCTCCTTCAGTAAACTAGTCGCGGTGACCTCGTTGACCCAGAAGGACTGTCAGATTCTGTTCCGGAGGCACCAAGCTGAGCTGGGCCCGAAAGAGTTTTGTGCGTGGGACGAAACGGGGGACAATTGCACGGGAGATTTGGGAGGTCCGTTGATGGTGAAGTTGCAGGGACGTTACCACGTAGTGGGGCTTAACTCGTATGCGTTGGCGAAG TCAAAAATCGACAGCGAAGGACTTCCCGGTGTGTACGTCCGAGTGGGTTCGTTTATCAAGTGGATTCATGCAGTGCTGAAAACAGAATTTGACGATTCGCCCTAA
- the LOC120424538 gene encoding CLIP domain-containing serine protease B4-like isoform X1 — MRECGICWLLLAGLGFSALFSVQSGTINAVSDDASEESVETSSVPAFVRSRFNLRVWSTTEAPNGTETTTTVKPKRPKTTTTTEVVDLEVTTSELAVNEVTSTVSSTTVAEDVVVTTVKPKQRPLSAPQCGELNGDDVPWIAILEHTNPSGGGGSRKKTLSKGVLIDDRHVLTTISSIHNSYPFWVVSGIRLGDVPTWSQSEGGRDLRKREVVSIPVKNVFLHERKDIAVIRLAERVNITERIRPVCLPGSDRFNYTELHFHICKKDKQQFGRTSSFSKLVAVTSLTQKDCQILFRRHQAELGPKEFCAWDETGDNCTGDLGGPLMVKLQGRYHVVGLNSYALAKSKIDSEGLPGVYVRVGSFIKWIHAVLKTEFDDSP, encoded by the exons CTGTTCAATCAGGTACTATTAATGCGGTTAGCGATGATGCTTCTGAAGAATCGGTGGAAACTTCCAGTGTGCCAGCTTTCGTTCGAAGTCGGTTCAATTTAAGGGTGTGGTCAACGACGGAGGCTCCAAATGGGACGGAAACGACGACCACGGTGAAGCCAAAGCGTCCAAAAACCACAACTACAACGGAAGTAGTTGATCTTGAAGTGACTACCAGTGAGCTCGCCGTAAACGAAGTGACCTCCACGGTGTCTTCAACGACGGTCGCGGAAGACGTTGTTGTGACTACGGTTAAACCGAAGCAACGGCCGTTATCCGCGCCACAGTGTGGTGAACTCAATGGTGACGATGTCCCGTGGATCGCCATCCTGGAACACACAAATCCGAGCGGAGGTGGAGGATCCCGTAAGAAAACTTTGAGCAAGGGAGTTCTGATCGATGACCGGCACGTACTGACCACGATCTCCAGCATACACAATTCGTACCCCTTCTGGGTGGTGTCCGGAATTCGGCTGGGTGACGTTCCCACGTGGTCCCAATCGGAAGGTGGTCGAGACCTCCGCAAGCGAGAAGTAGTCTCAATCCCAGTAAAGAACGTCTTTCTACATGAAAGAAAGGACATCGCCGTAATCCGTCTTGCCGAGCGGGTTAACATTACGGAACGCATCAGGCCGGTGTGTCTTCCCGGCAGTGACAGGTTCAACTATACGGAACTTCACTTTCACATCTGCAAGAAGGACAAACAGCAGTTTGGCCGGACTAGCTCCTTCAGTAAACTAGTCGCGGTGACCTCGTTGACCCAGAAGGACTGTCAGATTCTGTTCCGGAGGCACCAAGCTGAGCTGGGCCCGAAAGAGTTTTGTGCGTGGGACGAAACGGGGGACAATTGCACGGGAGATTTGGGAGGTCCGTTGATGGTGAAGTTGCAGGGACGTTACCACGTAGTGGGGCTTAACTCGTATGCGTTGGCGAAG TCAAAAATCGACAGCGAAGGACTTCCCGGTGTGTACGTCCGAGTGGGTTCGTTTATCAAGTGGATTCATGCAGTGCTGAAAACAGAATTTGACGATTCGCCCTAA